The window CTCGCCATGATTATTTCAGAAAAGACAGAACACAAGGTAACTACCACCAATAATCCTTTGGAGGTAGTTCAATTTGTGAAAGAAAGAGAATATGATATAATTATAAGTGATCTAAAAATGCCAGGCATGGATGGCATAGAACTTATCGCTGAGATAAGAAAGATAGATCAATACATCCCGATACTGGTTATTACGGCTTATGGTTCTATTGAGTCAGCAGAAGAGGCAATAAACAAAGGAGCCTATGATTATATTACAAAACCCTTTCGCAAAGAACAGATATTGATTGCAATTGATAGAGCGCTGGAATGGAAGAAGATGAGGAAGGAAATTAGCGAGCTAAAGGAAGAAAAGAAGCAATAGTAAATTTTATTTAATTGCAGGGCCGACTAAATATGACCCTGCAATTAAATGTATATGATGTTAATGGCTTAATGTTCCAGCCTCAGGCCCCATCCTTCAAACATGAAAAGAACGGTAAAACCATACCACAGCGTGCAAACTACATAAAAGACTAGAAAAAATACAACAATCCCTATTTAAATTTGATAATAATTATTAAAAAATATGCTCATTGCTCAATTATAATTTTATGTCCATGTCTGATAATAATCTTTTATATTCCTTTTTTCTGCTGGAGGGACTTTTTCAGAGCTATATTTTCCTGTGTGAGCTTTTGCCATTCCATGGCCTTATCAATTGTCATAAGTATCCGTTCTTTACGGAACGGCTTGGATATATAGTCAAAAGCGCCTTTTCTGGTTGCTTCTATTGCAGCTTCAATGGTTGCATATGCTGTCATGATTACCACAACAGCGGAGGGTTGAATGTTTTTTACCATATCAAGGATAGCTATCCCATCCATCTTTGGCGTTTTCAAATCAGTTATTATAATATCAAATTACTGTTTTCTCAGCAGTTCTACTACCTTCAAAGGATCGTATTCTTTTTAAGAGGACAAGCATGTCTTTTTCATCATCAACTATTAAAATTTTTCCTTCCATAATCAGTCCTGTTTAATTCTGAGTGTAATGGTAAAAGTGGTTCCTTTTGAGTTATTATCTGAGCTGGCTGTATTGCTTTCACAGGAAATAGTTCCCTCGTACTTAGTTACAATGCCGTGACTTACAGATAGACCTAACCCCGTGCCTTCCCCTTCACTCTTTGTTGTAAAAAATGGATCAAAAATTTTATCCATGTATTCAAGCAAGATACCATGTCCATTATCGCGGACAATTACAAATACCTTTTCATTATCAGCATCAAGAACCGAACTTATCCACAAGATACCTCCATTTTTCATTGCAGCCGTTGCATTATTAACCAGGTTCAGTATTACCTGCTGCATTTGTCGTAAATCACCTTTAACTTCAGGAAGATCCGGCGCGAGGCTTAATCGAAGCTCAATGTCGTTCATGTCCAATGAGTGTTTAACCACATCCATGATATTTCTGATAGATTCATTGATATCACAGTGTTCGTAAAGGCCCTCTCCATGACGAGCAAATCTCAGCAGGTTTTCCACTACTGCCTTGCAATGAAGGCCGTGGTGTTCAATTGTTTTCAGGTCTTGATAACCCTGGCTGTTTTTTTCGCATTTTTCCAGGAGAAGATCGGTAAAACCCAGGATAATACCGAGAGGATTATTAATCTCGTGTGCAACCCCCGCGGCTAAGGTACCCATTGAGGCTAGTTTTTCGGTATTAACTAGCTGGTTTTCTAATTTTTTACTTTCAGTTATATCTTTGGCAATGCAAAGAACAGATCGCACATTCCCTTTTTCATCTTTATGAGGCATAAAATTGGCATTAAGCAAAACCTGATGTTTTCCTGTTGTTACCATAAAGTCATCACGGACGGTTTTACCGACCTGAAAAACATGCTTAATAATGCCAAGCTGTTTTTCGGCAACTTCTTTTGAAAAAAGGTTTGACAGAGGCTGACCAATAAATTGGGAAGGAGTCCCACCGAAAAAAGCAGCTGTAAAGGTATTTAATGATCGGAAATGGCCTGAGTCATCAACTGTAAAGATAAAATCTTCAGCACTCTCTACCAGGCTCCTGTACCTTTCATCGCATCGTTTGAGTTCTTTGGATTGTTCTGCAATCTGATTTTGAAGGATGCGGGAGTGCCATTGATCATAAAATAAAGCTCCGGCCATTCCTATCAGTAGAGCAACAATACCTGTGCCTTGAATCCAGAACAGGCTGTTAGCTCCGACACAGGTTTTTTGAATGCTCATCATAAGCGTTAAAATAAAACACAAAAAGGCTATAAACCAGGAAATAATTAAGGCGGTTTTGTTTAGTTTGAGTTTGTTTTCTAAATCCATTTGTAACTACTCATCATGGCATCTTATCATATCCACGAACAAGGACCTCCCTTGGCTTGACGCCGTCTGAAGGCCCGACGATTCCTTCCTTTTCCATCATTTCAATAATGCGGGCCGCTCTGTTATATCCTATGCGCAAATGACGCTGAATCATAGATATCGATGCCTGCTTTGTCTTTGTAATGAGGGCTACGGCATCATCATATCTTTCGTCGTATTCCTGATTATCTGATACTGCCTTTTCTTTGACAACCATTTCTATTATTGACTGATCATATTCAGGTTTTTTCTGGTTTTTCAAAAATTCCGTAATTTTTACAATCTCTCCCTCTGATATAAACGCCCCGTGGATACGCTGAATGCCGGCTGCTCCAGGAGGCACAAAAAGCATATCACCGTTTCCCAGTAAATTTTCAGCCCCGTTTGCATCAATTATAGTTCTTGAATCAGTCTTGGATGAAACCTGAAAAGAAAGACGGGTAGGAAAATTCGCCTTGATTATGCCGGTCAGTACATCCACCGAAGGCCTCTGAGTGGCAAGCAATAAATGAATCCCAGCTGCCCTGGCCATTTGTGCA of the Anaerolineae bacterium genome contains:
- a CDS encoding response regulator, with the translated sequence MAARILIVDDELDMLALLAMIISEKTEHKVTTTNNPLEVVQFVKEREYDIIISDLKMPGMDGIELIAEIRKIDQYIPILVITAYGSIESAEEAINKGAYDYITKPFRKEQILIAIDRALEWKKMRKEISELKEEKKQ
- a CDS encoding response regulator — protein: MDGIAILDMVKNIQPSAVVVIMTAYATIEAAIEATRKGAFDYISKPFRKERILMTIDKAMEWQKLTQENIALKKSLQQKKGI
- a CDS encoding ATP-binding protein; translated protein: MDLENKLKLNKTALIISWFIAFLCFILTLMMSIQKTCVGANSLFWIQGTGIVALLIGMAGALFYDQWHSRILQNQIAEQSKELKRCDERYRSLVESAEDFIFTVDDSGHFRSLNTFTAAFFGGTPSQFIGQPLSNLFSKEVAEKQLGIIKHVFQVGKTVRDDFMVTTGKHQVLLNANFMPHKDEKGNVRSVLCIAKDITESKKLENQLVNTEKLASMGTLAAGVAHEINNPLGIILGFTDLLLEKCEKNSQGYQDLKTIEHHGLHCKAVVENLLRFARHGEGLYEHCDINESIRNIMDVVKHSLDMNDIELRLSLAPDLPEVKGDLRQMQQVILNLVNNATAAMKNGGILWISSVLDADNEKVFVIVRDNGHGILLEYMDKIFDPFFTTKSEGEGTGLGLSVSHGIVTKYEGTISCESNTASSDNNSKGTTFTITLRIKQD